In the genome of Deinococcus psychrotolerans, one region contains:
- a CDS encoding enoyl-CoA hydratase/isomerase family protein, whose protein sequence is MTALVPAPDLAPYQTQFPSLSFAAYAGGLLELILSNPKTLNSADATMHRELANLWPAVDADAGVRVVLVRGAGRAFSSGGDLGLVQQMAESWDVRTRVWKEARDLVYNIINCSKPIVSAIHGACVGAGLAVALLSDISIAAPSAKILDGHVRLGVAAGDHAAIIWPLLCGLNKAKYHLLLGEPIGGEEAERIGLISLCVPEDELLPKAFEVAGRLSISSQSAVRWTKYALNNWLRLAGPSFDASLALEFMGFSGPDVHEGVASLREKRQPNFSDDPDV, encoded by the coding sequence GTGACCGCGCTTGTCCCCGCGCCTGACCTCGCGCCCTACCAGACGCAGTTTCCCTCGCTGAGTTTCGCGGCTTACGCAGGCGGCCTACTGGAACTGATTTTGTCCAACCCCAAAACGCTCAACTCGGCAGACGCCACTATGCACCGCGAGCTGGCCAACCTCTGGCCCGCTGTGGACGCCGACGCGGGCGTGCGGGTGGTGCTGGTGCGCGGCGCGGGCCGGGCCTTTTCGTCGGGCGGCGATTTGGGCTTGGTGCAGCAGATGGCCGAGTCGTGGGACGTTCGCACGCGGGTCTGGAAAGAAGCCCGCGACCTCGTCTACAACATCATCAACTGCTCCAAGCCCATCGTCAGCGCCATTCACGGGGCTTGCGTGGGAGCGGGTCTGGCCGTCGCGCTGCTCTCCGATATCAGTATTGCCGCGCCCAGTGCCAAAATTCTGGACGGCCACGTGCGGCTGGGCGTGGCGGCAGGCGACCACGCGGCGATCATCTGGCCGCTGCTGTGCGGGCTGAATAAAGCCAAATACCATTTGCTGCTGGGCGAGCCAATCGGCGGCGAGGAGGCCGAGCGCATCGGGCTCATCAGCTTGTGCGTGCCGGAAGACGAACTGCTGCCCAAGGCTTTCGAGGTCGCGGGGCGGCTGAGTATCAGCAGCCAGAGCGCCGTGCGCTGGACCAAGTACGCCCTCAACAACTGGCTGAGACTGGCGGGGCCGAGTTTCGACGCCTCGCTGGCGCTGGAATTTATGGGCTTCTCGGGGCCGGACGTGCATGAGGGGGTAGCCTCACTGCGCGAAAAGCGCCAGCCGAATTTCAGCGACGACCCCGATGTTTGA
- a CDS encoding AMP-binding protein — translation MSSHSLSADYFNPAAETMPVPELRALQLAQLQATAERLSERVPTYRAKFAAVGVTPGDLGSLSDLDRFPFTYKSDLRDTYPFGLYSVPRTELRRIHASSGTTGKATVVGYDQHDLDIFSEVVARSLHAAGARPGMLFHNAYGYGLFTGGLGTHAGGERLGLGVVPVSGGNTDKQVQLIEDFEPEVIACTPSYALVLADALARRGHTPETISLKYAVLGAEPWTDTMRREVERRLGLRATNIYGLSEIIGPGVANEDVSEQSGSYLWEDHFYPEIVDPETGAVLPDGEFGVLVLSSMTRSAMPVLRYWTGDITRLLPADNSTGRTLRRMDGIQGRSDDMLILRGVNVYPSQLEAVLAHFTELRPHYQLVLSRSGAMDELLLKVESGRHDPVLSREVVIRIKAQVGVSVTCELCEDGSLPRSEGGKLKRVLDLRAVR, via the coding sequence ATGTCTTCTCATTCTTTATCTGCCGATTATTTCAATCCTGCCGCCGAAACCATGCCCGTTCCCGAGTTGCGGGCGTTGCAACTCGCCCAGCTTCAGGCCACCGCCGAGCGCCTGAGCGAACGGGTGCCGACTTACCGCGCCAAGTTCGCGGCGGTGGGCGTCACGCCGGGCGACCTGGGCAGCCTCAGCGATCTGGACCGCTTTCCCTTCACCTATAAGAGTGATTTGCGCGACACCTACCCGTTCGGCCTCTACTCGGTGCCGAGAACCGAACTGCGCCGCATTCACGCCAGCAGCGGCACGACCGGCAAGGCGACGGTGGTGGGCTACGATCAGCACGACCTCGATATTTTTTCCGAAGTAGTAGCCCGCAGCCTCCACGCAGCGGGAGCACGGCCCGGCATGCTCTTTCACAACGCTTACGGCTACGGCCTGTTTACCGGCGGACTGGGCACCCACGCGGGCGGCGAGCGGCTGGGCCTCGGGGTGGTGCCGGTGTCGGGCGGCAACACCGACAAGCAGGTGCAGCTCATCGAGGACTTTGAGCCGGAAGTGATCGCCTGCACGCCGAGTTACGCGCTGGTACTGGCCGACGCGCTGGCCCGGCGCGGCCACACGCCCGAAACCATCAGCCTGAAATACGCCGTGCTGGGCGCGGAACCCTGGACCGACACCATGCGCCGGGAAGTGGAGCGGCGGCTAGGCCTGAGGGCCACCAATATCTATGGCCTGTCCGAAATCATCGGCCCCGGCGTTGCCAACGAGGACGTCAGCGAGCAGAGCGGCAGCTACCTCTGGGAAGACCATTTTTATCCAGAAATCGTTGACCCGGAAACCGGCGCAGTCTTGCCCGACGGCGAGTTCGGGGTATTGGTACTGAGCAGCATGACCCGCAGCGCCATGCCGGTGCTGCGCTACTGGACCGGCGACATCACCCGTTTGCTCCCCGCTGACAACTCCACGGGCCGCACCCTGCGCCGCATGGACGGCATTCAGGGCCGCAGCGACGACATGCTGATCCTGCGCGGCGTCAACGTCTACCCCAGTCAGCTCGAAGCGGTGCTGGCCCATTTTACCGAGCTGCGCCCGCATTATCAGCTCGTGCTCTCGCGCAGTGGAGCGATGGACGAACTGCTGCTCAAAGTGGAAAGCGGGCGACATGACCCCGTCCTGAGCCGTGAGGTGGTCATTCGCATCAAAGCCCAGGTCGGCGTCAGCGTGACCTGCGAGCTGTGCGAAGACGGCAGTTTGCCCCGCAGCGAGGGCGGCAAGCTCAAACGGGTGCTGGATTTGCGGGCGGTGCGTTAG